In Desulfomonile tiedjei DSM 6799, a genomic segment contains:
- a CDS encoding N-acetylmuramoyl-L-alanine amidase family protein — translation MRRISKKIGPLLKAYVYCFVLIVPFIMVSSAPGMLQKRLSFVAAQQELERLCRDRSGDREQWNSVINAFVLAHVTGKPASKQTLYYAGKASLELYKVSGKPEDLDKAIRYLNDFSRVCRTGPYFMKGLKAAKEAHTLKLKQSGRSNTMACPSSSMPNASAVSQQPLERAAEKSDKLASTHVAADPKSLNNAAKWKPRPALQGNPLYLESAERRSPPERIASLPPTDASQDLRAKHRDKCKIFTIVIDPGHGGKDPGAVSRDGSLKEKDITLEVSKRLKTALEAKGSMFRVVLTREDDKSLALPERTAVANSVGADLFVSIHCNAATDGTSKGIETFYLDKAGSPRAMRLAAKENGIPLVKMTDLEATLLDLMVTSKKTESEELANTLHKAMATSLKRRKFGIRDRGVKRAPFYVLLGAKMPAILVECAFLSNGRDRRSLTTPEYLDAVAQGLAHGAEQYVRGLGREG, via the coding sequence ATGCGACGTATTTCAAAGAAGATTGGTCCTCTTCTTAAGGCGTACGTTTACTGCTTCGTTCTTATTGTCCCGTTTATTATGGTTTCGTCGGCTCCTGGAATGCTTCAAAAGCGTCTCTCGTTTGTCGCTGCCCAACAGGAATTGGAACGGCTCTGTCGGGATCGCTCCGGGGACAGAGAACAGTGGAATTCCGTAATCAACGCGTTCGTACTCGCTCATGTCACAGGGAAACCCGCCTCGAAGCAGACCCTGTACTATGCAGGGAAGGCGAGTCTCGAATTATACAAAGTGAGCGGAAAACCCGAAGATCTGGACAAGGCGATACGATACCTGAACGATTTTAGTCGCGTATGTCGTACAGGTCCATATTTCATGAAGGGTTTGAAGGCTGCCAAAGAAGCGCACACCCTGAAGCTCAAACAGAGCGGCAGGTCCAATACTATGGCTTGCCCGTCTTCAAGTATGCCCAATGCTTCAGCGGTTTCCCAACAGCCGCTGGAGCGTGCTGCCGAGAAATCGGACAAACTCGCGAGCACACACGTTGCGGCCGATCCGAAATCTCTTAACAATGCTGCTAAATGGAAGCCCCGACCCGCGCTCCAGGGTAATCCTCTATATCTCGAATCAGCCGAGAGACGTTCGCCTCCGGAACGCATAGCTTCTCTCCCTCCAACGGATGCATCTCAGGATCTTCGTGCAAAACACCGGGACAAATGTAAGATTTTCACCATCGTGATAGACCCGGGACACGGTGGAAAAGATCCCGGCGCGGTGTCTCGCGACGGCAGCCTAAAAGAGAAAGATATCACCCTGGAAGTCTCGAAACGGCTCAAGACCGCTTTGGAGGCGAAAGGCAGCATGTTTCGAGTCGTTCTCACCAGAGAAGACGATAAAAGCCTGGCACTTCCGGAAAGGACCGCAGTAGCAAATTCCGTGGGTGCAGACCTGTTCGTTTCTATCCATTGCAATGCGGCAACGGATGGGACATCCAAAGGTATAGAAACATTTTATCTGGATAAAGCTGGTTCTCCCCGGGCCATGAGACTGGCTGCAAAAGAGAACGGGATTCCGCTTGTCAAGATGACCGATCTGGAAGCAACCTTGCTCGATCTCATGGTCACCTCGAAGAAGACGGAATCCGAAGAACTGGCAAATACACTTCACAAAGCTATGGCAACTAGTTTAAAGCGCAGAAAATTCGGTATCCGGGACAGAGGCGTCAAACGCGCTCCGTTTTATGTTCTGTTGGGAGCAAAGATGCCTGCAATTCTCGTAGAATGCGCATTTTTGAGCAATGGAAGGGATCGAAGGAGCCTGACTACTCCCGAGTATTTGGATGCCGTTGCCCAGGGACTCGCACACGGTGCGGAACAGTATGTGCGCGGCTTGGGCCGAGAAGGTTGA
- the serA gene encoding phosphoglycerate dehydrogenase — protein sequence MERYHILVSDNLHEKGIELFRARDWCDVDVATDLSPEGLKKVIGKYHGLVIRSATKVTADIIAAASNLKVIGRAGSGLDNVDVPEATRKGIVVMNTPGGNSMATAEHTLSLIMAAFRHIPQAVESVKLGKWEKKKFQGRELTGKTLGVIGLGQVGSLVAKRASRALKMNVLGYDPVTTPQAAAQIGAKLTSLEEIFRKSDVITVHTPLTSETRGLLNAAAFAKMKTGAVVVNCARGGIVDEAALLDALESGKIAAASLDVYTVTPPKDNPLVKHPRVIATPHLGASTTEAQINVAVAVAGQMIDYLEKGLVRNAVNAPTIDPSLRPKLEPYLDLAGRLGRFMAQLAPGPIVALETVFCGEIAQWDVKPVTNAVLVGLLTWSEGPNVNDVSAPAIAEKRGIQVSETTSKTSPFYGSTVGIRTSSPDGTKVNVLGALIPRIGMEPRIIGIDDFVTEAVPTGAMLVVANKDVPGMIAGISGALARSRINIAQMNLSRDKIGGQAMSIINIDTPADEITLESIRGIDGILSVKQVILY from the coding sequence ATGGAGCGCTATCACATTCTGGTATCGGATAATTTGCACGAGAAAGGGATAGAACTCTTCCGAGCACGTGATTGGTGCGATGTTGACGTCGCAACCGACCTTTCGCCGGAAGGACTCAAGAAGGTTATCGGCAAGTATCACGGTCTGGTTATTCGGAGCGCAACTAAAGTAACGGCCGATATAATCGCCGCCGCATCCAACCTCAAGGTGATCGGAAGAGCGGGTTCCGGCCTGGACAATGTCGATGTTCCCGAAGCCACTCGCAAAGGGATCGTGGTGATGAACACTCCCGGCGGGAATTCTATGGCGACCGCGGAGCATACTTTGAGCCTTATCATGGCTGCATTTCGCCATATTCCTCAGGCGGTGGAGTCCGTGAAACTGGGAAAATGGGAAAAGAAGAAATTCCAGGGACGCGAACTCACCGGCAAGACTCTTGGGGTGATCGGTTTGGGCCAGGTGGGCAGTCTGGTGGCCAAGAGGGCTTCACGAGCGTTGAAAATGAACGTTCTCGGGTACGATCCCGTGACGACACCTCAAGCTGCCGCGCAGATTGGAGCCAAGTTAACTTCGCTGGAAGAGATTTTCCGTAAGAGTGACGTTATCACGGTTCATACGCCTTTGACGTCGGAGACCAGGGGTCTGCTCAATGCTGCTGCATTTGCAAAAATGAAGACAGGAGCTGTTGTCGTAAACTGTGCCCGCGGAGGAATAGTTGACGAAGCAGCACTTCTCGATGCACTGGAATCCGGCAAAATAGCGGCTGCATCACTCGATGTTTATACCGTGACCCCGCCAAAGGACAACCCTCTGGTGAAGCATCCTCGAGTGATTGCGACTCCGCACCTCGGCGCTTCCACAACAGAGGCGCAAATCAATGTTGCCGTAGCCGTAGCCGGCCAGATGATCGATTACCTGGAAAAAGGGCTTGTGCGCAATGCCGTGAATGCTCCGACAATCGATCCGAGCCTCCGGCCGAAACTTGAGCCGTACCTCGATCTTGCAGGGCGACTCGGACGATTTATGGCACAGCTTGCGCCAGGTCCGATAGTTGCTCTGGAGACGGTGTTTTGTGGTGAAATCGCTCAATGGGACGTGAAGCCGGTGACGAACGCTGTGCTGGTCGGTCTCCTGACCTGGTCTGAAGGGCCGAACGTCAATGATGTGAGTGCCCCGGCCATCGCCGAAAAACGAGGTATCCAGGTCTCTGAGACAACATCGAAGACAAGCCCCTTTTACGGGTCCACCGTGGGAATTCGGACTTCTTCCCCGGACGGTACGAAGGTCAACGTCCTGGGCGCTCTCATTCCTCGAATCGGAATGGAGCCGCGGATCATAGGTATTGACGATTTCGTCACAGAAGCAGTCCCTACCGGAGCGATGCTTGTGGTTGCGAACAAGGACGTGCCGGGTATGATAGCTGGTATTTCAGGGGCTTTGGCTCGCAGCCGTATCAACATAGCGCAGATGAATCTCTCGCGGGATAAAATCGGCGGCCAGGCCATGTCGATAATCAATATAGATACACCTGCAGACGAAATCACGCTCGAATCCATACGAGGAATAGACGGTATTCTCAGTGTCAAGCAGGTGATTTTGTATTGA
- a CDS encoding B12-binding domain-containing radical SAM protein has protein sequence MNVLLVYPKSPRNLNIGTEDSVIRVASKKAYTPPLGLLTVAALLPHSWDLKLIDLTFQCISEEDWAWCETVFTTGTLMQFTQIADVIRESKEKGKVVAVGGPAAFHFPHEFVNVGADYVAVGEGEITIPLLLEKMRQDAAPTIIRSAERADLTMSPVPRFDLLDMKAYVDMAIQFSRGCPFQCEFCDATQIFGREVRTKTPEQFIRELQTLYDLGWRREIYVVDDNFVGNPKRSKALLEMMVTWSNEHRRPFEFFTHASINLSRSPDIMRMMVEAGFTTVYIGIESTDKEVLRIARKLQNSSTDLDDACSKINEAGLQIMAGTILGMDGERPGRDRSLIEFVSKNNIPLVEVALLYAYPGTSLWTRLKRENRLVNGEREDLIQSNNLRMNFRPTRSLDEIETEFLNTMSALYDHSAFLDRAFRHFLAMKPVQMPLYPKKLEWAEIRVLIITFIQWGFLRNTRTKFWRILVRAYTKMDLRRFLLLIRCCVALEHYVGIYNEFLVTLRPTTAK, from the coding sequence ATGAACGTGCTATTGGTATATCCGAAAAGCCCTCGTAATTTGAATATCGGCACAGAAGATTCGGTGATAAGAGTTGCTTCAAAAAAGGCATACACCCCGCCGCTCGGGCTGTTAACAGTCGCTGCTCTGCTGCCGCACTCCTGGGATCTAAAATTAATCGATCTTACCTTTCAATGCATATCCGAGGAAGACTGGGCCTGGTGTGAGACTGTATTCACCACCGGGACGCTCATGCAATTCACACAAATTGCAGATGTCATCCGTGAAAGTAAGGAGAAGGGAAAAGTGGTGGCCGTGGGAGGGCCTGCAGCTTTCCATTTTCCGCATGAATTCGTCAATGTAGGGGCTGATTATGTCGCGGTAGGGGAGGGCGAGATCACTATTCCTCTGCTGTTGGAAAAAATGCGACAGGACGCAGCACCGACCATCATCAGAAGCGCGGAAAGGGCAGACCTCACCATGTCGCCCGTACCCAGGTTCGATCTGCTCGATATGAAAGCGTACGTTGACATGGCGATCCAGTTTTCGCGTGGATGCCCGTTTCAATGCGAATTCTGCGATGCCACGCAGATTTTCGGTCGAGAAGTAAGAACGAAAACTCCCGAGCAGTTCATCCGGGAATTGCAGACGCTGTACGATCTTGGATGGCGACGGGAAATCTACGTGGTTGACGACAACTTTGTGGGAAATCCAAAGAGATCGAAGGCGCTGCTCGAGATGATGGTCACATGGTCGAACGAGCATCGCAGGCCGTTTGAATTCTTTACCCATGCATCAATCAATCTGTCCCGTTCGCCGGATATCATGCGAATGATGGTGGAAGCGGGTTTCACCACTGTTTACATCGGTATAGAATCCACGGATAAAGAGGTGCTCAGAATTGCCCGGAAACTTCAGAACTCTTCAACGGATCTGGACGATGCCTGCAGCAAGATCAACGAGGCCGGGCTTCAGATCATGGCAGGAACGATTCTCGGAATGGACGGAGAACGTCCGGGAAGAGATCGAAGTCTGATAGAGTTCGTTTCCAAGAACAATATACCTCTGGTCGAAGTCGCTCTTCTCTACGCATATCCCGGCACGAGTCTATGGACCCGTCTGAAACGGGAGAATCGTCTGGTCAATGGAGAAAGAGAAGACCTTATCCAGAGCAACAACTTGAGGATGAATTTCCGGCCCACACGGTCTCTGGATGAAATAGAAACGGAATTCCTCAACACCATGAGCGCCCTCTACGATCACTCGGCCTTTCTGGATAGAGCTTTCCGCCATTTTCTTGCAATGAAACCCGTTCAAATGCCACTCTATCCCAAAAAGTTGGAATGGGCCGAAATCAGAGTTCTCATCATCACCTTCATTCAATGGGGATTTCTACGGAATACGAGAACCAAATTCTGGAGGATTCTCGTGAGGGCGTATACGAAGATGGATCTCAGAAGATTTCTGCTCCTGATCCGCTGTTGCGTGGCTCTGGAGCACTACGTCGGTATATATAACGAGTTCCTGGTTACTCTGAGACCGACAACGGCAAAATAG
- a CDS encoding secondary thiamine-phosphate synthase enzyme YjbQ encodes MMETFEVKSNGRVQFLDITSRVRDTISASGVQDGLAIVFVPHTTAGVTINEAADPSVAQDIQEKLGKLVPHSDSYRHAEGNSDAHIKASIVGSSVTIIIADGKPVLGTWQGVFFCEFDGPRSRKVFVRIVAA; translated from the coding sequence TTGATGGAGACATTTGAGGTGAAGTCCAATGGGAGAGTCCAGTTTTTGGACATAACTTCCCGCGTCCGGGACACTATATCAGCAAGCGGTGTTCAGGACGGGCTGGCGATTGTTTTCGTGCCGCACACCACTGCGGGCGTGACCATAAACGAAGCGGCAGATCCTTCCGTGGCCCAGGACATTCAAGAGAAACTGGGAAAACTGGTGCCTCATTCAGATTCGTACAGGCACGCGGAGGGCAATTCCGATGCTCATATCAAGGCCTCCATCGTGGGCAGTTCGGTGACCATTATCATTGCAGACGGTAAACCGGTCCTGGGAACGTGGCAGGGTGTTTTTTTCTGCGAATTCGACGGCCCCAGGAGCAGGAAAGTATTCGTCCGGATCGTGGCTGCATGA
- the rnhA gene encoding ribonuclease HI: MTETQKSKQKEESVVEIFTDGACSGNPGPGGWAAILRYKGVVKQISGSERLTTNNRMELTAAIKALEALKRPSVVRMTTDSQYIMKGITQWIKSWKRNGWINSQKKPVKNVDLWEKLDAAVSKHKVEWQWVRGHNNHEENELADALARKAMIDSAR, translated from the coding sequence ATGACAGAAACACAAAAATCCAAACAAAAAGAAGAGAGCGTCGTGGAGATCTTCACTGACGGCGCTTGCAGCGGCAATCCCGGTCCGGGCGGATGGGCTGCCATATTGCGGTACAAAGGCGTGGTAAAACAGATCAGCGGCTCGGAACGGTTAACCACAAACAACCGTATGGAATTGACCGCGGCAATCAAGGCATTGGAAGCTCTGAAACGGCCTTCCGTGGTACGCATGACCACCGACTCTCAGTACATCATGAAGGGTATCACCCAGTGGATCAAATCGTGGAAACGTAACGGTTGGATCAACTCACAGAAGAAGCCGGTCAAGAATGTCGACCTTTGGGAAAAGCTGGATGCCGCTGTCTCCAAACATAAGGTAGAATGGCAGTGGGTCCGGGGCCACAATAACCACGAAGAAAACGAATTGGCCGATGCCCTTGCAAGAAAGGCAATGATCGATTCGGCACGTTGA
- a CDS encoding 4Fe-4S dicluster-binding protein yields MTEQVYHDLREQLDQYSVGFPSTESGVEIKLLQKLFTEEEALMFLNLSMMLETPQSVADRIKEDPEKVTKILERMFDKGLIFRLRKGDSVQYGAVPFVVGSYEFQLKGMDREFADLMEQYFVEAFGKQGIGENPPLRTIPVGRAIQQSWSVAPYEDIRKIVSSQKRISVANCICRVQQGLSESGCDKPLEVCLIFGSHGDYYVDRGIARWIDHEEALRIIDRCDEAGLVPQPFNAQNPGGLCNCCGDCCGILRSIKLHSKPAEKVITNYYAVADADTCSGCEICLDRCQMDAISIDSEQVATIDRDRCIGCGLCVTTCSTGAMSLMTKPPEERREPPATPRDLIMETAQKRGKTLIPLAMMKG; encoded by the coding sequence ATGACTGAGCAGGTTTACCATGATTTGAGGGAACAATTGGATCAGTACTCGGTAGGCTTTCCCTCGACCGAGTCCGGAGTTGAAATCAAACTCTTGCAGAAATTGTTTACTGAAGAAGAAGCACTGATGTTCTTGAATCTCAGCATGATGCTCGAGACGCCTCAATCCGTGGCCGACCGAATCAAAGAAGACCCTGAGAAAGTGACGAAAATTCTGGAGCGCATGTTTGACAAGGGGCTCATATTCAGGCTCCGGAAAGGCGATTCTGTCCAGTATGGAGCAGTTCCTTTTGTGGTCGGATCGTATGAATTCCAGCTCAAGGGTATGGACCGGGAATTCGCAGATCTCATGGAACAATACTTTGTAGAAGCCTTCGGAAAACAGGGAATCGGTGAGAATCCTCCTCTGAGAACCATACCGGTCGGACGGGCAATTCAGCAGTCGTGGTCCGTTGCCCCGTATGAAGATATTCGGAAAATTGTGAGCAGCCAGAAACGAATCTCCGTAGCGAACTGCATCTGCAGAGTTCAGCAAGGTCTGAGTGAATCCGGGTGTGACAAACCCCTTGAGGTCTGCCTCATATTCGGATCCCATGGAGATTATTATGTCGACAGAGGCATAGCGCGATGGATAGACCATGAAGAAGCACTGCGGATCATAGATCGATGTGACGAGGCCGGGCTTGTCCCGCAACCATTCAATGCTCAGAATCCCGGCGGGCTCTGCAATTGCTGTGGAGATTGCTGCGGTATATTACGGTCCATAAAGCTTCACTCCAAACCCGCCGAAAAGGTAATCACCAACTATTATGCGGTAGCTGATGCAGACACCTGTTCAGGATGCGAAATCTGTCTGGACAGATGTCAGATGGATGCCATTTCGATAGATTCCGAGCAAGTTGCAACCATCGATCGTGATCGCTGCATTGGATGTGGGCTGTGCGTGACTACCTGTAGTACGGGCGCGATGTCTTTGATGACCAAACCCCCCGAAGAACGTCGAGAACCTCCTGCCACTCCGCGGGACTTGATCATGGAAACAGCGCAGAAAAGAGGAAAAACCTTGATTCCTCTTGCCATGATGAAGGGTTAA
- the ftsY gene encoding signal recognition particle-docking protein FtsY, with the protein MSDEKEQKAGFFKRLFRRDRIEEVEPEAPAAPPIPEPEPEPEPEPEPEVEVLAPEEPEEQKPSIFRLKKGLVKTRKGFLGGLNEVLLGKKQLDEQMVVRLEELLVTSDIGVKTAYQLLESVQDRIKRREVHDPEMVVHHLKSVMKDMLSEVEAPLRVGYGSEPFVVMVIGVNGSGKTTTIAKIAARHKAAGRKVLVAAGDTFRAAAVEQLQIWADRVGCSIVKGKEKADPSSVVFEAMDRAIKEDFELVLVDTAGRLHTRVPLMEELKKVKRTMEKKLQSAPQETLLVIDSSMGQNAILQARTFNEAIPITGIALTKLDGTAKGGVVVGMSNELKIPIRYVGIGEKMDDLRDFNAGEFVEALFTGVDISDEE; encoded by the coding sequence ATGAGTGACGAGAAAGAACAAAAAGCCGGTTTTTTTAAGCGGCTCTTCCGCAGAGACAGAATAGAAGAGGTTGAGCCGGAAGCTCCCGCGGCTCCCCCAATCCCTGAACCCGAACCGGAACCTGAGCCGGAACCTGAGCCGGAGGTCGAGGTTCTCGCCCCCGAAGAACCGGAGGAACAAAAGCCAAGCATTTTCAGACTGAAAAAGGGTCTGGTCAAAACCCGAAAGGGATTTCTCGGCGGTCTCAACGAGGTTCTCCTCGGAAAAAAACAGCTTGACGAACAGATGGTTGTCCGGCTCGAAGAACTGCTTGTCACGTCGGATATAGGAGTAAAGACGGCGTATCAACTGTTGGAAAGTGTGCAAGACCGCATCAAGCGAAGGGAAGTCCACGACCCGGAAATGGTTGTTCACCATTTGAAATCGGTCATGAAAGACATGCTTTCCGAAGTCGAGGCCCCATTGCGAGTTGGCTACGGGTCAGAGCCCTTTGTGGTCATGGTAATCGGCGTGAACGGGTCCGGCAAGACAACGACCATCGCCAAAATAGCAGCACGGCATAAAGCTGCGGGCCGAAAGGTTCTCGTAGCGGCAGGCGATACGTTCCGAGCCGCTGCAGTGGAACAACTCCAGATCTGGGCGGATCGCGTCGGCTGTTCCATAGTAAAAGGAAAAGAAAAAGCCGATCCTTCGTCTGTAGTTTTTGAGGCCATGGATCGCGCCATCAAAGAGGATTTTGAACTGGTACTGGTAGATACTGCAGGGAGACTCCATACTCGAGTGCCGTTGATGGAAGAACTCAAAAAAGTCAAAAGGACTATGGAGAAAAAACTTCAGTCAGCTCCCCAGGAAACGCTTCTGGTGATCGATTCTTCCATGGGCCAGAATGCAATTCTCCAAGCGAGAACGTTCAATGAGGCCATTCCCATCACCGGCATAGCGCTCACGAAACTCGATGGAACGGCAAAAGGCGGCGTTGTCGTGGGAATGTCCAACGAGCTGAAAATCCCTATCCGGTACGTGGGAATCGGGGAAAAAATGGACGATCTCCGGGACTTCAACGCAGGAGAATTTGTAGAAGCCCTCTTCACAGGGGTCGATATTTCAGACGAAGAATAG
- a CDS encoding adenylosuccinate synthase codes for MSTLVIVGTQWGDEGKGKVVDLLTGRAEVVVRFQGGNNAGHTLKVGGEQIIVHLIPSGILYPDTLNIIANGMVVDPSVLLHEKETLRERGYFQQDKQLIISDRAHVIMPYHKAIDLGREEILGNSRIGTTGRGIGPCYEDKASRMGIRVGDLLRPDVLTRRVRIALEEKNFLIQHRFNLPKIDADQVIEQYLDYGQQLLPHIMDASHILHTRISEGSRVLFEGAQGTLLDIDHGTYPYVTSSNVVAGNVCCGSGVSPTRIENVWGVVKAYSTRVGAGGFPTELNDELGEQIRKIGAEFGATTGRPRRCGWLDLVVVNHSVRLNGLTGIALTKMDVLTGVNPIRICTSYELDGKAVDRVPANIEDLNRVVPKFREVKGWDEPLSYCRSFDDLPKNARDYVETIEHLTGTPVNLISVGPAREQSILRKSPF; via the coding sequence TTGAGCACTCTTGTTATAGTAGGAACTCAATGGGGCGATGAAGGAAAAGGGAAGGTGGTGGATCTCCTCACGGGCCGTGCGGAAGTGGTCGTGAGATTCCAGGGCGGAAACAACGCCGGCCATACTTTGAAAGTCGGCGGCGAACAGATAATCGTGCATCTCATTCCGTCCGGAATACTGTACCCTGACACTCTCAACATAATTGCCAACGGGATGGTCGTGGATCCGTCCGTACTCTTGCACGAAAAAGAGACCCTGCGCGAAAGGGGCTATTTTCAACAAGATAAACAACTGATCATTTCCGATAGAGCCCATGTGATCATGCCTTATCATAAGGCTATCGATCTGGGCAGGGAAGAGATTCTCGGAAACTCCAGGATCGGAACCACCGGCCGGGGCATAGGGCCCTGTTACGAAGATAAAGCGTCTCGTATGGGAATACGGGTAGGGGATCTGCTCAGGCCGGATGTCTTGACCCGGAGAGTGCGGATTGCTCTAGAGGAGAAGAATTTTCTCATTCAGCACAGGTTCAATCTTCCCAAGATCGATGCCGATCAGGTGATCGAACAATATTTGGATTACGGTCAGCAATTGCTGCCGCATATCATGGACGCTTCGCACATCCTGCACACCCGAATTTCCGAAGGCAGCCGGGTGCTTTTTGAGGGTGCACAGGGAACCCTCCTGGACATCGATCACGGGACGTATCCATACGTCACATCCTCAAATGTGGTGGCAGGCAACGTATGCTGCGGCAGTGGAGTGAGCCCCACGAGGATTGAAAACGTCTGGGGAGTGGTAAAGGCATATTCCACAAGAGTGGGAGCCGGCGGTTTTCCGACGGAATTGAACGACGAACTGGGCGAACAGATTCGGAAGATCGGCGCGGAATTCGGCGCCACGACGGGCAGACCCCGCAGGTGCGGATGGCTCGACCTGGTAGTGGTGAACCACAGCGTGAGACTCAACGGGTTAACCGGCATAGCACTCACCAAAATGGACGTGCTTACAGGGGTCAATCCTATTCGCATCTGTACATCGTATGAACTCGACGGCAAGGCCGTGGACAGGGTTCCTGCAAATATAGAGGACCTCAATCGGGTAGTCCCCAAATTCAGAGAAGTCAAAGGATGGGACGAACCGCTTTCCTACTGCAGATCTTTTGACGATCTGCCCAAGAACGCACGGGATTACGTTGAAACAATCGAACATCTCACCGGGACTCCTGTGAACTTGATTTCCGTGGGGCCGGCCAGAGAGCAGAGTATTCTTCGCAAATCTCCATTTTGA